A single region of the Equus przewalskii isolate Varuska chromosome 26, EquPr2, whole genome shotgun sequence genome encodes:
- the LOC103540797 gene encoding beta-lactoglobulin isoform X1: MSGHRRTHMTKGHQLPRLSSLWAPAVTALEKRPLLLLTLVLGLASAQETLEEVPVQPAFDAQKVEGRWLTVQLASSHAHLVSPDDPLRLALHSIRSRDGDLELILFWTGEGVCKGVNVTIHPTGLQGQYQGSFEGGGSMHVRFVSTDYSNLILYVRFEDDDETTSLWALLARRMVGDPAWLGKYLEYVAEFQLQKAPVLNLDGCEAVCRCELDVQFRDHW, from the exons ATGAGTGGCCACCGGAGGACACACATGACAAAGGGGCACCAGCTACCCcgcctctcctccctctgggcccCTGCAGTCACGGCCCTGGAGAAaaggccactgctgctgctgaccCTCGTCCTGGGCCTGGCCAGTGCCCAGGAGACTCTAGAAGAAGTGCCAGTGCAGCCAGCCTTCGATGCCCAGAAG GTGGAGGGACGCTGGCTGACCGTCCAGCTGGCCTCCAGCCACGCACACCTGGTGTCCCCAGACGACCCCTTGAGGCTCGCTCTCCATTCCATCCGCAGCCGGGACGGGGACCTGGAGCTCATCTTATTCTGGAC AGGAGAGGGGGTGTGCAAAGGCGTAAACGTCACCATCCATCCAACTGGGCTCCAAGGCCAGTACCAAGGCTCCT TTGAGGGAGGCGGCAGCATGCACGTCCGCTTCGTCAGCACCGACTACAGCAACCTCATTCTTTACGTCCGCTTCGAGGACGACGACGAGACCACCAGCCTGTGGGCGCTGCTGG CCAGAAGAATGGTCGGGGACCCCGCATGGCTGGGGAAATACCTCGAGTATGTCGCAGAATTCCAGCTGCAAAAAGCCCCTGTCCTCAACCTCGATG GGTGTGAAGCGGTTTGTCGGTGTGAACTTGATGTGCAGTTCCGTGATCACTGGTGA
- the LOC103540797 gene encoding beta-lactoglobulin isoform X2, which yields MSGHRRTHMTKGHQLPRLSSLWAPAVTALEKRPLLLLTLVLGLASAQETLEEVPVQPAFDAQKVEGRWLTVQLASSHAHLVSPDDPLRLALHSIRSRDGDLELILFWTGEGVCKGVNVTIHPTGLQGQYQGSFEGGGSMHVRFVSTDYSNLILYVRFEDDDETTSLWALLARRMVGDPAWLGKYLEYVAEFQLQKAPVLNLDAQCPPPEA from the exons ATGAGTGGCCACCGGAGGACACACATGACAAAGGGGCACCAGCTACCCcgcctctcctccctctgggcccCTGCAGTCACGGCCCTGGAGAAaaggccactgctgctgctgaccCTCGTCCTGGGCCTGGCCAGTGCCCAGGAGACTCTAGAAGAAGTGCCAGTGCAGCCAGCCTTCGATGCCCAGAAG GTGGAGGGACGCTGGCTGACCGTCCAGCTGGCCTCCAGCCACGCACACCTGGTGTCCCCAGACGACCCCTTGAGGCTCGCTCTCCATTCCATCCGCAGCCGGGACGGGGACCTGGAGCTCATCTTATTCTGGAC AGGAGAGGGGGTGTGCAAAGGCGTAAACGTCACCATCCATCCAACTGGGCTCCAAGGCCAGTACCAAGGCTCCT TTGAGGGAGGCGGCAGCATGCACGTCCGCTTCGTCAGCACCGACTACAGCAACCTCATTCTTTACGTCCGCTTCGAGGACGACGACGAGACCACCAGCCTGTGGGCGCTGCTGG CCAGAAGAATGGTCGGGGACCCCGCATGGCTGGGGAAATACCTCGAGTATGTCGCAGAATTCCAGCTGCAAAAAGCCCCTGTCCTCAACCTCGATG CCCAGTGCCCCCCACCTGAAGCCTAG
- the LOC103540797 gene encoding beta-lactoglobulin isoform X3, with the protein MSGHRRTHMTKGHQLPRLSSLWAPAVTALEKRPLLLLTLVLGLASAQETLEEVPVQPAFDAQKVEGRWLTVQLASSHAHLVSPDDPLRLALHSIRSRDGDLELILFWTGEGVCKGVNVTIHPTGLQGQYQGSFEGGGSMHVRFVSTDYSNLILYVRFEDDDETTSLWALLARRMVGDPAWLGKYLEYVAEFQLQKAPVLNLDGKRCPWHFSWRPGGPGRGLEPRFPAWSPRKQ; encoded by the exons ATGAGTGGCCACCGGAGGACACACATGACAAAGGGGCACCAGCTACCCcgcctctcctccctctgggcccCTGCAGTCACGGCCCTGGAGAAaaggccactgctgctgctgaccCTCGTCCTGGGCCTGGCCAGTGCCCAGGAGACTCTAGAAGAAGTGCCAGTGCAGCCAGCCTTCGATGCCCAGAAG GTGGAGGGACGCTGGCTGACCGTCCAGCTGGCCTCCAGCCACGCACACCTGGTGTCCCCAGACGACCCCTTGAGGCTCGCTCTCCATTCCATCCGCAGCCGGGACGGGGACCTGGAGCTCATCTTATTCTGGAC AGGAGAGGGGGTGTGCAAAGGCGTAAACGTCACCATCCATCCAACTGGGCTCCAAGGCCAGTACCAAGGCTCCT TTGAGGGAGGCGGCAGCATGCACGTCCGCTTCGTCAGCACCGACTACAGCAACCTCATTCTTTACGTCCGCTTCGAGGACGACGACGAGACCACCAGCCTGTGGGCGCTGCTGG CCAGAAGAATGGTCGGGGACCCCGCATGGCTGGGGAAATACCTCGAGTATGTCGCAGAATTCCAGCTGCAAAAAGCCCCTGTCCTCAACCTCGATGGTAAGCGCTGCCCTTGGCATTTCTCCTGGCGCCCAGGCGGGCCAGGCCGGGGTCTGGAGCCTCGCTTTCCAGCCTGGAGCCCCCGCAAACAATAA